The following coding sequences lie in one Dunckerocampus dactyliophorus isolate RoL2022-P2 chromosome 4, RoL_Ddac_1.1, whole genome shotgun sequence genomic window:
- the fam222aa gene encoding protein FAM222A, with the protein MLACLQRRQNPPPQHPVCVSKSLEPPQSLGHKCELVGPTHSPRYPTAAELDAYAQKTANSPLSIKIFPTNIRVPQHKHLNRTVNGYDTTGQRYSPYPHLHTGGYHGLLAIVKSSSSSSSSSTSTFVPSKGVLKNSEGRRTKLSPAHIAVAPYPPSSSTLVSGPSQMVYQTGPTKPPEGPGLSVPPNVTVAGSVIPVAGGRGLTLPAQSNLPSIQSIIYQINQHCQAQALQQVCQGAPPSNSSPSKQGTTVMGVSSSSSGGGYVVGMGPQPNMVYTGPSLPPQNTEGVKSGVYADGMDYILWQKQQQQQQQQQQAMLRMYSGGSGGGGAISKSPESCIPVGGIMAGQVSSSSSRPYHMTASASGGGGMDKVSSSPLNCVGMHGNFSVGQYFAPPWNSVLVTPDSDCYNPQELLASSTGGSVTGHREMGYPHHPYHHHHHHHHHHHPAIDSGGRLCCSLPSKSMCNTSVLSSSLQSLEYLINDIHPPCIKEQMLGKGYETVSVPRLLDHQHAHIRLPVYR; encoded by the coding sequence GTGAGCTAGTGGGGCCTACGCATTCCCCCCGCTATCCCACTGCGGCAGAACTTGATGCCTACGCTCAGAAGACGGCCAATAGCCCTCTGTCTATCAAGATCTTCCCCACCAACATCAGGGTTCCCCAGCACAAGCACCTTAACCGGACTGTGAATGGATATGACACCACAGGCCAGCGCTACAGCCCCTACCCACACCTCCACACTGGGGGCTACCATGGCCTGCTTGCCATCGTCaagtcctcttcctcctcctcatcatcatccacTTCTACTTTTGTCCCATCAAAAGGTGTTCTCAAGAACTCCGAAGGCAGACGGACTAAGTTGTCTCCAGCCCACATTGCTGTCGCCCCTTATCCACCTAGTAGTAGCACTTTAGTCAGTGGCCCCAGCCAGATGGTTTACCAAACTGGGCCCACGAAGCCTCCAGAGGGACCCGGGCTGTCGGTTCCTccaaatgtcactgtagctggCTCAGTGATTCCTGTTGCAGGGGGACGTGGCCTCACCCTACCCGCACAGTCCAACCTCCCTTCCATTCAAAGCATCATTTACCAGATCAACCAGCATTGCCAAGCTCAGGCTCTGCAGCAGGTGTGTCAGGGGGCACCACCTTCCAATTCCAGCCCCTCCAAGCAGGGCACAACAGTCATGGGggtctcctccagctcctcagGTGGAGGCTATGTTGTGGGAATGGGGCCACAGCCCAACATGGTGTACACAGGTCCCAGCCTGCCGCCACAGAACACAGAGGGGGTAAAGAGTGGGGTGTACGCAGATGGCATGGACTACATCCTCtggcagaagcagcagcagcaacagcagcagcagcaacaggcCATGCTCAGAATGTACAGCGGGGGcagtggagggggaggagctatCAGCAAGTCCCCTGAAAGCTGCATTCCAGTTGGTGGGATCATGGCAGGGCAAGTGTCCTCATCCTCGTCCAGACCTTACCACATGACAGCAAGTGCCAGCGGCGGAGGCGGTATGGACAAAGTCAGCTCCTCCCCTTTGAACTGTGTCGGCATGCATGGGAATTTCTCAGTGGGTCAGTACTTCGCCCCGCCATGGAACAGTGTCCTGGTGACACCCGACAGTGACTGCTACAACCCCCAGGAGCTTCTGGCCAGCTCCACAGGTGGGTCGGTCACAGGGCACAGAGAAATGGGCTACCCGCACCATCCctatcaccaccaccaccaccaccaccaccatcatcacccTGCCATCGACAGCGGAGGGCGTTTGTGCTGCAGCCTGCCCAGCAAGAGCATGTGCAACACGTCTGTGCTGAGCAGCAGCTTGCAGTCTCTGGAATACCTGATTAACGACATCCACCCACCCTGCATAAAGGAGCAGATGCTTGGCAAAGGCTATGAGACTGTGTCGGTACCGCGCCTGCTAGACCACCAGCACGCACACATTCGCCTCCCCGTTTACAGATAG